One Streptomyces sp. V4I8 genomic window carries:
- a CDS encoding class I SAM-dependent methyltransferase — MPDAAVRLKSLLEQLLGVPLPVRIRAWDGSQAGPPGAPTLVARNRRAVRRLLFKPGELGLARAWVAGDLDIEGDLYTALDLLAGLVWERGEDARSLAQALRDPEVRAAVRGLVRLGGLPLPPAPPPEEVRRVRGHLHTKRTDRRAISHHYDVGNDFYEIVLGPSMVYSCAYWAAPPPAGTLEDAQRDKLDLVCRKLALRPGLRLLDVGCGWGSMAMHAAREYGVSVVGVTLSQEQAAYARKRVADEGLTDKVEIRVRDYRDVDDGPYDAISSIGMAEHVGAERYLEYADVLHRLLKPGGRLLNHQIGRRPQRDESSYQVDEFIDSYVFPDGELQPIGVTVTQLERAGFEVRDVESIREHYALTLRRWVDRLEADWARAVRLTGPGRARVWQLYMAACALAFERNRIGVNQVLAVRTSDSGDSGMPLRSRTWS, encoded by the coding sequence ATGCCGGACGCCGCGGTGCGGCTGAAGAGCCTTCTGGAACAGTTGCTGGGAGTTCCGCTCCCGGTGCGCATCCGCGCCTGGGACGGTTCGCAGGCGGGGCCGCCGGGCGCGCCCACCCTCGTCGCACGCAACCGCCGTGCCGTACGGCGACTGCTGTTCAAGCCCGGTGAACTGGGCCTGGCCCGGGCCTGGGTGGCCGGGGACCTCGACATCGAAGGCGATCTCTACACCGCCCTCGATCTGCTCGCCGGGCTCGTGTGGGAGCGGGGGGAGGACGCCCGAAGCCTGGCTCAGGCGCTCCGGGATCCCGAAGTGCGCGCCGCCGTCCGCGGGCTCGTCCGGCTGGGCGGGCTTCCGCTGCCGCCCGCGCCGCCCCCCGAGGAGGTGCGCCGGGTCCGCGGTCATCTGCACACCAAGCGCACCGACAGACGCGCCATCAGCCATCACTACGACGTCGGCAACGACTTCTACGAGATCGTCCTCGGGCCGTCCATGGTGTACTCCTGCGCCTACTGGGCGGCCCCGCCCCCGGCCGGCACCCTCGAAGACGCCCAGCGCGACAAGCTCGACCTCGTCTGCCGCAAGCTCGCTCTCAGGCCCGGCCTGCGGCTGCTCGACGTCGGCTGCGGCTGGGGCTCCATGGCCATGCACGCGGCCCGCGAGTACGGCGTGAGCGTCGTCGGCGTCACCCTCTCCCAGGAGCAGGCGGCCTACGCCCGCAAGCGCGTCGCCGACGAGGGGCTCACCGACAAGGTGGAGATCCGCGTCCGGGACTACCGGGACGTCGACGACGGGCCGTACGACGCGATCTCCTCCATCGGCATGGCCGAACACGTCGGCGCCGAACGGTACCTGGAGTACGCCGATGTGCTGCACCGGCTGCTGAAGCCCGGCGGCCGGCTGCTCAACCACCAGATCGGGCGGCGGCCGCAGCGCGACGAATCCTCGTACCAGGTCGACGAGTTCATCGACTCCTACGTCTTCCCCGACGGTGAGCTGCAGCCCATCGGCGTCACCGTCACCCAACTCGAACGCGCGGGGTTCGAGGTGCGCGACGTCGAGTCGATCCGGGAGCACTACGCCCTGACCCTGCGCCGCTGGGTCGACCGGCTGGAGGCCGACTGGGCGCGGGCGGTCCGGCTCACCGGCCCGGGGCGCGCCCGCGTCTGGCAGCTGTACATGGCCGCCTGCGCGCTCGCCTTCGAACGCAACCGCATCGGCGTCAACCAGGTGCTGGCGGTCAGGACGTCCGACTCCGGTGACTCGGGGATGCCGCTGCGCTCCCGCACCTGGAGCTGA
- a CDS encoding NAD(P)/FAD-dependent oxidoreductase — MSTTERPRILVVGGGYVGLYAARRILKKMRYGEATVTVVDPRSYMTYQPFLPETAAGSISPRHVVVPLRRVLPKAEVLTGRVTTIDQDRKVATIAPLVGEAYELPFDYLVIAMGAVSRTFPIPGLAEQGIGMKGIEEAIGLRNHVLEQLDKADSTTDEEIRRKALTFVFIGGGFAGAETIGEVEDMARDAAKYYTSVSREDMRFVLVDAADKILPEVGPKLGQYGKEHLEARGVEVYLSTSMDSCVDGHVVLKNGLEVDSNTIVWTAGVKPNPALGRFGLPLGPRGHVDCETTLQVKGTDYIWAAGDNAQVPDLVGRKAGNENAWCPPNAQHALRQARVLGDNVISGMRGFPQKDYSHANKGAVAGLGLHKGVAMIVMGKMKIKLKGRLAWYMHRGYHGLAMPTWNRKVRVFADWTLGMFLKREVVSLGAMEHPREEFYEAAKPAPVAAASKADKGEKAKAS; from the coding sequence TCAAGAAGATGCGCTACGGCGAGGCGACCGTCACGGTCGTCGACCCCCGGTCGTACATGACCTACCAGCCCTTCCTCCCCGAAACCGCCGCCGGCAGCATCTCCCCGCGCCACGTCGTCGTCCCGCTGCGACGCGTGCTGCCCAAGGCGGAGGTTCTCACCGGCCGGGTCACCACCATCGATCAGGACCGCAAGGTCGCCACGATCGCCCCGCTGGTCGGCGAGGCGTACGAGCTGCCCTTCGACTACCTGGTCATCGCGATGGGCGCGGTCTCCCGCACCTTCCCGATCCCCGGCCTCGCCGAGCAGGGCATCGGCATGAAGGGCATCGAGGAGGCCATCGGCCTGCGCAACCACGTCCTCGAGCAGCTCGACAAGGCCGACTCCACGACCGACGAGGAGATCCGCCGCAAGGCGCTCACCTTCGTCTTCATCGGCGGTGGCTTCGCGGGCGCGGAGACCATCGGCGAGGTCGAGGACATGGCCCGCGACGCGGCCAAGTACTACACCAGCGTCTCCCGCGAGGACATGCGGTTCGTCCTCGTCGACGCCGCCGACAAGATCCTGCCCGAGGTCGGCCCCAAACTCGGCCAGTACGGCAAGGAGCACCTGGAGGCCCGCGGGGTCGAGGTCTACCTCTCCACCTCGATGGACTCCTGCGTCGACGGCCACGTCGTGCTGAAGAACGGGCTCGAGGTCGACTCCAACACCATCGTGTGGACGGCCGGCGTCAAGCCGAACCCGGCCCTCGGTCGCTTCGGTCTGCCGCTCGGCCCCCGCGGTCACGTCGACTGTGAGACGACGCTCCAGGTCAAGGGCACCGACTACATCTGGGCCGCGGGCGACAACGCCCAGGTTCCGGACCTCGTCGGCCGCAAGGCGGGCAACGAGAACGCCTGGTGCCCGCCGAACGCCCAGCACGCGCTGCGTCAGGCCCGCGTCCTCGGCGACAACGTGATCTCCGGTATGCGGGGCTTCCCGCAGAAGGACTACTCGCACGCCAACAAGGGCGCGGTGGCCGGCCTCGGCCTCCACAAGGGCGTGGCGATGATCGTCATGGGCAAGATGAAGATCAAGCTCAAGGGCCGTCTCGCCTGGTACATGCACCGCGGCTACCACGGCCTGGCGATGCCGACCTGGAACCGCAAGGTCCGCGTCTTCGCCGACTGGACCCTCGGCATGTTCCTCAAGCGCGAGGTCGTCTCCCTCGGCGCGATGGAGCACCCGCGCGAGGAGTTCTACGAGGCCGCCAAGCCGGCCCCGGTCGCTGCCGCGAGCAAGGCCGACAAGGGCGAGAAGGCCAAGGCCTCCTGA